A genomic segment from Polyangium mundeleinium encodes:
- a CDS encoding transglycosylase SLT domain-containing protein, with protein MILLLAAALGAGVGAARRYADLRRPRSRPIGYNVWAFEGLERLPVETVLRPLSAGLLELGVDPNAVLAVLKHESNFKPDAANWQMVDGKRRLVAAGLLQWIADTARRYGTTTAQILQMSAAEQVPLILLYWRDMAKTFPSQRGRWTPEQALRATFYPASVGKAGGYVIGDKNAKPADDSEAAKKKARYSRLIYQQNAGLDRNKDDKVTASDVDDDVKRVYLAAKQRPPILI; from the coding sequence TTGATCCTCCTCCTCGCTGCGGCTTTGGGTGCGGGCGTCGGAGCTGCTCGGCGTTACGCCGACCTCCGGCGCCCGCGCTCGCGGCCGATCGGCTACAACGTGTGGGCGTTCGAGGGGCTCGAGCGGCTCCCCGTGGAGACGGTTCTACGGCCGCTCTCGGCCGGCCTCCTCGAGCTCGGCGTCGACCCGAACGCGGTGCTTGCGGTCCTGAAGCACGAGAGCAATTTCAAGCCCGACGCGGCAAACTGGCAGATGGTCGACGGCAAACGTCGGCTCGTCGCGGCAGGGCTTCTCCAGTGGATCGCGGACACGGCGCGCCGGTATGGCACGACGACGGCGCAGATCCTGCAAATGAGCGCCGCCGAGCAGGTGCCCCTGATCCTGCTCTATTGGCGCGACATGGCCAAGACCTTCCCGAGCCAGCGCGGCCGCTGGACGCCAGAACAAGCCCTCCGCGCAACGTTCTACCCGGCGAGCGTCGGGAAGGCCGGCGGCTACGTGATCGGCGACAAGAACGCGAAGCCCGCCGACGACTCCGAAGCCGCTAAGAAAAAGGCCCGCTACTCGCGCCTGATTTACCAGCAGAATGCGGGCCTCGACCGCAACAAGGACGACAAGGTCACCGCGAGCGACGTCGACGACGACGTGAAGCGCGTCTACCTCGCAGCGAAGCAACGCCCCCCGATCCTCATCTGA
- a CDS encoding CHAP domain-containing protein — translation MKPALGFGVAVAGAAVGLVAYKLLGGTRRPRPAAAPSSRSSSPTAPPLGGGPALLAAAQRALRQGVAETFANTGPVVDRYLAAVGISPPANWCAAAVTAWMREAYMGLGGPPPIAGGARAKAFKEQLEARGTWIPAAKLTAAKVRPGDIAVWHRGDPGSWMGHIGVVESVDRDGKGFHTIEGNSGTRSDRVALMYRTFADPRLLGIGSLDPLLVV, via the coding sequence GTGAAGCCGGCCTTGGGGTTCGGCGTGGCCGTCGCGGGCGCCGCCGTCGGCCTGGTCGCCTACAAGCTCCTCGGCGGAACGCGCCGCCCCCGGCCGGCGGCGGCGCCCTCGTCGCGCAGCTCCTCCCCCACGGCGCCACCGCTCGGAGGTGGTCCCGCTCTGCTCGCGGCCGCGCAACGCGCCCTGCGGCAGGGCGTCGCTGAGACCTTTGCGAACACGGGGCCGGTCGTCGACCGCTACCTCGCCGCCGTGGGGATCTCCCCACCCGCCAACTGGTGCGCCGCGGCCGTGACCGCGTGGATGCGCGAGGCGTACATGGGGCTCGGTGGTCCGCCCCCGATCGCCGGTGGCGCCCGCGCGAAGGCCTTCAAAGAGCAGCTCGAGGCGCGCGGAACCTGGATTCCCGCGGCGAAGCTCACCGCCGCGAAGGTTCGCCCCGGCGATATCGCGGTGTGGCACCGCGGCGACCCGGGGTCGTGGATGGGCCACATCGGCGTGGTCGAGAGCGTCGACCGCGATGGAAAGGGCTTCCACACGATCGAGGGAAACAGCGGCACGAGAAGCGATCGCGTCGCATTGATGTACCGCACGTTCGCGGACCCGCGGCTCCTCGGGATTGGCTCGCTCGACCCTCTGCTCGTGGTGTGA
- a CDS encoding tyrosine-type recombinase/integrase yields MTLVPVAPDGAELNPALVYIGSMKSQESKRTVRARLNKVARFFREGATAATFPWHELRYEDVQRLRGYLAEACSYKTANMCLCFLRKTLRVAWRLGLLDAEELARVTDVESIRGESPPTGRALELEEVRALLDAAAKDERRWRAKRDAALVTILYCAGIRRAEASGLQATDIEDAEGRYWLRVLGKGNKTRRVPLPRDARAVVDAWLDVRGRTAGPLFPARSRQGQQLHGKPMSENTVGRIVNRLVKRASLGHITPHFFRYTFISTLLDESGDVSAIQKLAGHADVSMTLRYDRRAERARVRAVDKLPLPFGGE; encoded by the coding sequence ATGACGCTTGTCCCGGTTGCGCCTGACGGTGCCGAGCTGAACCCCGCCCTCGTCTACATCGGCAGCATGAAAAGCCAGGAATCCAAGCGGACGGTGCGCGCTCGCCTCAACAAGGTGGCGCGCTTCTTCCGTGAGGGTGCCACCGCCGCGACGTTCCCGTGGCACGAGCTGCGATACGAGGACGTTCAGAGGCTCCGCGGATATCTGGCCGAAGCGTGCAGCTACAAGACCGCCAACATGTGCCTTTGCTTCCTGCGGAAGACGCTTCGCGTGGCCTGGCGTCTCGGCCTGCTAGATGCGGAGGAGCTCGCGCGTGTGACTGACGTCGAGAGCATCCGCGGCGAGTCCCCGCCCACCGGCCGTGCGCTCGAGCTTGAGGAGGTGCGCGCGCTTCTCGACGCGGCGGCCAAGGACGAGCGTCGATGGCGAGCAAAGCGAGACGCGGCACTCGTGACGATTCTATACTGCGCAGGGATCCGCCGCGCCGAGGCCTCGGGGCTTCAGGCGACGGACATTGAGGATGCGGAAGGGCGGTACTGGCTTCGCGTGCTGGGGAAAGGGAACAAGACGCGACGGGTGCCATTGCCTCGGGATGCGCGGGCTGTGGTCGACGCATGGCTCGACGTGCGGGGGAGGACGGCAGGGCCACTCTTTCCGGCGAGGTCGCGCCAAGGGCAACAGCTCCACGGCAAACCGATGAGCGAAAACACGGTGGGGCGGATCGTAAACCGGCTCGTAAAGCGAGCGTCGCTCGGGCACATCACGCCGCACTTCTTCCGTTACACGTTTATCTCGACCCTTCTCGATGAGAGCGGGGACGTCTCAGCCATCCAAAAGCTTGCGGGACACGCGGACGTGAGCATGACGCTTCGCTACGACAGGCGAGCGGAGAGGGCGCGCGTACGCGCGGTGGACAAGTTACCGCTGCCGTTCGGGGGTGAGTGA
- a CDS encoding sigma 54-interacting transcriptional regulator, whose product MSKEPHAKETVALVVRPRECAIGRFRLQVTAGPDRGIERVSDGAELSVGTAAGNHLVLTDGAVSRHHCVITVTDRGFLVRDLGSRNGTRVAGFRVEGAYLAPGAVLGIGKSTLRFDPLPDEIVEPLADEERYGRILGQSMAMRRLFAALPRIAASDSTVLIEGETGTGKGLLAEVIHQKSARAQGPFVVIDCSAIPPTLIEAELFGYMRGAFTTALQSRAGAFEAAAGGTVFLDELGELPIDMQPKLLRALEERLVRRIGSLDPVKLDVRVIAATNRDLRQEVNRGTFRSDLYYRLNIVRIRLPPLRERREDIPPLVAHFYEQFARSGDPLPPAELVAAFTKQDWPGNVRELRAAVERAILMEDQELWFEATLGAAPGSEPKVAAPPSVDYEDDLALGSFRAAKERAVARWERGYIETLVRQSGGNLSRAARSAHMDRNHLRELLRRHGISAVEE is encoded by the coding sequence ATGAGCAAGGAACCGCACGCGAAGGAGACGGTGGCCCTCGTCGTTCGCCCGCGCGAGTGCGCCATCGGCCGCTTTCGCCTCCAGGTCACGGCGGGGCCCGATCGAGGCATCGAGCGCGTCTCGGACGGCGCCGAGCTTTCCGTGGGCACGGCCGCCGGCAACCACCTCGTCCTGACCGACGGCGCCGTCTCGCGTCACCATTGCGTGATCACCGTGACGGACCGCGGGTTTCTCGTGCGCGACCTCGGCAGCCGCAACGGCACGCGTGTCGCCGGCTTTCGTGTGGAAGGCGCCTACCTCGCCCCGGGCGCGGTGCTCGGCATCGGCAAATCGACGCTGCGCTTCGATCCGCTGCCGGACGAGATCGTCGAGCCGCTCGCCGACGAGGAGCGTTATGGCCGGATCCTCGGTCAGAGCATGGCGATGCGCAGGCTTTTTGCGGCCTTGCCGCGGATCGCCGCCTCGGACTCGACAGTGCTCATCGAGGGCGAGACCGGCACGGGCAAGGGGCTGCTCGCCGAGGTGATCCATCAAAAGAGCGCACGCGCGCAGGGGCCGTTTGTCGTGATCGATTGCAGCGCGATCCCGCCGACGTTGATCGAGGCCGAGCTCTTCGGTTACATGCGCGGGGCGTTCACGACGGCGCTGCAATCGCGCGCGGGCGCGTTCGAGGCGGCCGCGGGCGGGACAGTTTTTCTAGACGAACTTGGCGAGCTGCCGATCGACATGCAGCCGAAGTTGCTCCGGGCCCTCGAAGAGCGGCTCGTGCGGCGGATCGGGAGTCTCGATCCGGTCAAGCTCGACGTGCGGGTGATCGCCGCGACGAACCGTGACCTCCGGCAGGAGGTGAACCGCGGGACGTTCCGCTCGGATCTCTACTATCGGCTGAACATCGTGCGCATTCGATTGCCGCCGCTGCGGGAGCGGCGTGAGGACATTCCGCCGCTCGTGGCGCATTTCTACGAGCAATTCGCGCGGTCGGGCGATCCGCTGCCGCCGGCCGAGCTCGTGGCGGCGTTCACGAAGCAGGATTGGCCGGGGAATGTGCGGGAATTGCGCGCGGCGGTGGAGCGGGCGATCCTGATGGAGGACCAGGAGCTCTGGTTCGAGGCGACGCTCGGCGCGGCGCCTGGGTCGGAGCCCAAGGTGGCGGCGCCGCCCTCGGTCGATTACGAGGATGATCTCGCGCTTGGCTCGTTTCGCGCAGCGAAGGAGCGGGCGGTTGCGCGATGGGAGCGCGGGTACATCGAGACGCTGGTGCGGCAGAGCGGAGGCAATCTCTCCCGCGCGGCGCGCTCGGCGCACATGGATCGGAACCACCTGCGGGAGCTTTTGCGGCGGCACGGGATATCGGCCGTGGAGGAGTGA
- a CDS encoding serine/threonine-protein kinase, with product MRSRMDSTDLGGELHAGPYRLESVIARGGFGFVARATHAPTGRTAAVKVMHAELFADPTAIPRFEREAAIIFELPHPNVVRVHEFGRLADGRPYFAMELLTGQSLDARLAAAGRLPIDEVLGILEPLADALAAAHARGIVHRDIKPSNVFLAEGRTEGRVVLLDFGVAKLLDSAGPSLTASRATLGTLPFMAPEQVLGQPLDTRADVYALGALAFAMLTGKPPFGDQATAVVRQIHLHARPPRPSERAPVDPALDEPLLRALCRDPAGRHASAPEFVRALRTASGAATSPQHPKPDAASVRPSMAISVSLRADPAALADGDEALFTALETSLPLVSAELTAAGLVLSRETATNLLAVSPAPPDPPFARRVLEACVRAYRRVLAGPLSGQPADLGIVAHVGALHTSETGTILPGGLLDVPAWSPGPVRGVVATRQTLEGQDLPRSAFPNDPRFFFLER from the coding sequence GTGCGAAGTAGAATGGATTCGACGGATCTTGGCGGCGAGCTTCATGCCGGCCCGTATCGGCTCGAATCGGTGATCGCCCGCGGCGGCTTCGGGTTCGTCGCCCGCGCGACACACGCGCCCACCGGCCGCACCGCCGCGGTGAAGGTCATGCACGCCGAGCTCTTCGCCGACCCCACGGCGATCCCGCGCTTCGAGCGCGAGGCGGCGATCATCTTCGAGCTCCCCCACCCGAACGTCGTCCGCGTCCACGAATTCGGCCGCCTCGCCGACGGGCGCCCCTATTTCGCCATGGAACTCCTCACCGGCCAGAGCCTCGACGCGCGCCTCGCCGCGGCCGGCCGGCTCCCGATCGACGAGGTCCTCGGCATCCTCGAACCCCTCGCGGACGCGCTCGCCGCCGCGCACGCGCGTGGCATCGTCCACCGCGACATCAAGCCCTCGAACGTCTTCCTCGCCGAAGGCCGCACCGAGGGCCGGGTCGTCCTCCTCGATTTCGGCGTCGCCAAGCTCCTCGACAGCGCCGGCCCCTCGCTCACCGCCTCGCGCGCGACGCTCGGCACCCTCCCGTTCATGGCGCCGGAGCAGGTGCTCGGACAACCCCTCGATACACGCGCCGACGTGTATGCCCTCGGCGCGCTCGCATTCGCCATGCTCACGGGAAAACCGCCGTTCGGCGATCAGGCCACCGCCGTCGTCCGCCAGATTCACCTCCACGCGCGACCGCCTCGCCCGAGCGAACGCGCTCCCGTCGATCCCGCGCTCGACGAGCCCCTCCTCCGCGCGCTTTGCCGCGATCCTGCGGGCCGCCACGCCTCCGCGCCGGAGTTCGTCCGGGCACTCCGGACGGCGAGCGGCGCCGCGACGAGCCCGCAACACCCGAAGCCCGACGCCGCCTCCGTCCGCCCCTCCATGGCCATCTCCGTCTCGCTCCGCGCCGATCCGGCCGCGCTCGCGGACGGCGACGAGGCGCTCTTCACGGCCCTCGAAACGAGCCTGCCCCTCGTCTCGGCCGAGCTCACCGCGGCCGGCCTCGTGCTCTCCCGGGAGACCGCGACAAACCTGCTCGCCGTCTCGCCCGCCCCGCCCGACCCGCCGTTCGCCCGACGCGTGCTCGAAGCGTGTGTCCGCGCCTATCGTCGCGTCCTCGCGGGCCCCTTGTCCGGACAACCTGCCGACCTCGGCATCGTCGCGCACGTCGGCGCCCTCCACACGAGCGAGACCGGCACGATCCTCCCCGGCGGCCTCCTCGACGTCCCCGCGTGGTCGCCGGGTCCCGTGCGAGGCGTCGTCGCCACGAGACAAACGCTCGAAGGCCAGGATCTCCCGCGGTCGGCATTCCCGAACGACCCGCGGTTTTTCTTTCTGGAACGATGA
- a CDS encoding radical SAM protein, protein MANIGYIQVVRHCNHFCGFCSNPTTPYVHTFDTMKVLVDDLVKRGYFGVILTGGEPTLHPELPRIAAYASAQGLHVRMITNGSRLADPEFARAVAEAGVRLVHVSVYSVRPDVEAILRGTDGTLEKAFAAVRNAHDNGIEINVNCVINKLNADHLDENIDHWIEHHPYVRHFVWNNLDPSMGRAEVNQAQFTPRLADFEVSLQRAMRKLHASGRTFRVEKVPLCYMTEFAWASTETRKIVKGEERIVHFLDNKQTVRQTDWEHIYAPACAHCTLRPICGGLFDRGAAYDPEELSPVFVSMDAVVETIITDPSDPSYPLRNLSAWKKDFEQRLAVARGAGEEKPHTSAEEMRPPDAPPVGMVTEKGLRLFEAKRKSEAKKAESLGVSMEHIDVAVPDDGPNGI, encoded by the coding sequence TTGGCGAACATCGGCTACATCCAGGTCGTCCGGCATTGCAACCATTTTTGCGGGTTCTGTTCGAACCCCACGACGCCCTACGTGCACACCTTCGACACGATGAAGGTGCTCGTCGACGATCTGGTGAAGCGCGGGTATTTCGGGGTCATCCTCACGGGCGGCGAGCCCACGCTGCACCCGGAGCTGCCGCGCATCGCGGCGTATGCCTCCGCGCAAGGCCTCCACGTGCGGATGATCACGAATGGCTCACGGCTCGCGGACCCTGAATTCGCGCGTGCCGTGGCCGAGGCGGGCGTCCGGCTCGTCCACGTCTCGGTGTATTCAGTGCGCCCGGACGTGGAGGCGATCCTCCGCGGCACGGACGGTACGCTGGAGAAGGCGTTCGCCGCGGTGCGCAATGCGCACGACAATGGCATCGAGATCAACGTCAACTGCGTCATCAACAAGCTGAACGCGGATCACCTCGACGAGAACATCGATCACTGGATCGAGCATCACCCGTACGTGCGCCATTTCGTGTGGAACAACCTCGACCCGTCGATGGGCCGGGCCGAGGTGAACCAGGCGCAGTTCACGCCGCGCCTCGCCGATTTCGAGGTCTCGCTCCAGCGCGCGATGCGCAAGCTCCACGCCTCGGGCCGCACGTTTCGCGTGGAAAAGGTCCCGCTCTGCTACATGACCGAGTTTGCCTGGGCGAGCACCGAGACCCGCAAGATCGTGAAGGGCGAGGAGCGCATCGTGCATTTCCTCGACAACAAGCAGACCGTCCGCCAGACCGACTGGGAGCACATCTACGCGCCCGCCTGCGCCCATTGCACACTCCGTCCGATCTGCGGCGGCCTCTTCGACCGAGGCGCGGCCTACGACCCGGAAGAGCTCTCGCCCGTCTTCGTCTCCATGGACGCCGTCGTCGAGACGATCATCACCGACCCGAGCGACCCGAGTTATCCGCTGCGCAATCTGTCTGCGTGGAAGAAGGATTTCGAGCAAAGGCTCGCCGTCGCGCGGGGCGCGGGCGAGGAAAAACCCCATACGTCCGCCGAGGAAATGCGCCCACCGGACGCGCCGCCCGTCGGCATGGTGACCGAAAAGGGCCTCCGGCTCTTCGAGGCGAAGCGGAAGAGCGAGGCGAAAAAGGCGGAATCGCTCGGTGTCTCGATGGAGCACATCGACGTCGCCGTGCCCGACGACGGCCCGAACGGGATCTAG
- a CDS encoding DUF4175 family protein, producing the protein MEHDVPVALLAQLRSTWEAEIRPSARRTLVALAAALLIGLAHLARRGTPAVRATVASLLAAFCVFLVVRAIVLHRRRQDPRRTILETIGPTDPELAAATVRGLGLVEQTAKDATRGSASLARLHLARLLSRASMERIAERASAAARRWSVAGLVFALVAVFGAAIEQRVVEGLDVLVARNGEAPLPLSYLEDVNIVAKPPEYLHQHGRVIDTFEATSLPRGTMLTVHGRPMFPSRTLVLTDGKVEVPFAFDGGGGVVARWELGETATLRIAARFGDVRIAQADEQEVTSIPDLAPKVLVEDAPRTVRMLDEPEIVVSYEATDDHGLREVDLVYRSGGREARRVLSRPQGDPKSDRGSHRIVFGGDAFFKRNFLPVEITVEARDNDPIVGPKWGKSAAVVVIPPQVGEPEALRYEALVRARDALTDLVAMRLVEDAPTGKQSTEHVKKERDAQEKALGVVEEALAGTYGGLRFPRRALALARGQLRRLEVALAEEQKQPSAVTHQKLVEESEEVLLAIDAAARSLGTSDTRRVSKRLATVADEAAEATAVAAGQRGSDSANGVARLDAAVTVLDGGGKQLLRLGQLGLDLGEIVANGLRRIDRARKANDLFHAELAARDLAARLRNPDPSFAGGGGSGSGSGTESAAGGGGTGDGDPSSADDAAEAGEQELEDLIREHSNELEDVEQALERAFSQDELDELKDEAKKHAEAIRESIKNLPRRAGEPGSATAAGKQARDLAESMADALEQGRPRDAVQSGKEALRALEDAKKRGQDADQWDMGEQSAGREAERARPGLSEELAWAEQALEKLRKSAAERAKGDLEKSGKREAQMAERARKLGEKGASGDGSLPEETLDLLDRAEKSMRDAERALAEGDGEAGLEHQQNAQRLLEMARGERNNEENESSQERPESSDGRSMAKKADIPGKEGHKGPDAFRKRVLEGLGGSSDPLLKEAVKRYAEGLLR; encoded by the coding sequence GTGGAGCACGACGTCCCGGTTGCCTTGCTCGCCCAGCTCCGTTCCACCTGGGAAGCCGAGATCCGTCCCTCCGCGCGCCGCACGCTCGTCGCGCTCGCCGCCGCCCTGCTGATCGGCCTCGCGCACCTCGCCCGCCGAGGGACCCCAGCCGTGCGAGCGACCGTGGCCTCGCTGCTCGCCGCGTTCTGCGTGTTTCTCGTGGTCCGCGCGATCGTGCTGCACCGGCGCCGGCAAGATCCAAGGCGCACGATCCTGGAGACGATCGGCCCGACGGACCCGGAGCTCGCCGCGGCGACGGTGCGAGGGCTCGGGCTCGTGGAGCAGACGGCGAAGGACGCGACGCGCGGGTCGGCGTCGCTCGCTCGGCTTCACCTCGCGCGTCTGCTGAGCCGCGCGTCGATGGAGCGCATCGCGGAGCGCGCGTCGGCCGCGGCGCGGAGGTGGTCCGTCGCGGGGCTCGTGTTCGCGCTCGTGGCCGTGTTCGGCGCGGCGATCGAGCAACGCGTGGTCGAAGGGCTCGACGTGCTCGTGGCGCGAAACGGCGAGGCGCCGCTGCCGCTCTCGTACCTCGAGGACGTGAACATCGTCGCGAAGCCGCCCGAGTACCTGCACCAGCACGGCCGGGTGATCGACACGTTCGAGGCGACGTCGTTGCCGCGCGGGACGATGCTCACCGTGCACGGTCGTCCGATGTTTCCGAGCCGCACGCTCGTGCTGACGGACGGCAAGGTCGAGGTGCCGTTCGCGTTCGACGGCGGGGGCGGCGTGGTGGCGCGGTGGGAGCTCGGTGAGACGGCGACGCTGCGGATCGCGGCGCGCTTCGGCGACGTGCGCATCGCGCAGGCCGACGAGCAAGAGGTGACGTCGATCCCGGACCTCGCGCCGAAGGTGCTGGTCGAGGACGCGCCACGCACGGTGCGGATGCTCGACGAGCCGGAGATCGTCGTGTCGTACGAGGCGACGGACGATCACGGCCTGCGCGAGGTGGATCTCGTGTACCGCTCGGGTGGGCGCGAGGCGCGGCGTGTGCTGTCGCGGCCGCAGGGAGATCCCAAGTCGGATCGAGGTTCGCACCGGATCGTCTTCGGCGGCGATGCGTTCTTCAAGCGCAACTTCCTGCCCGTGGAGATCACGGTCGAGGCGCGCGACAACGATCCGATCGTCGGGCCGAAGTGGGGCAAGAGCGCGGCCGTCGTGGTGATCCCGCCGCAGGTCGGCGAGCCGGAGGCGCTCCGGTACGAGGCGCTCGTGCGAGCGCGCGACGCGCTGACGGACCTCGTCGCGATGCGGCTCGTGGAGGACGCGCCGACAGGCAAGCAGAGCACCGAGCACGTGAAGAAGGAGCGCGATGCGCAAGAGAAGGCGCTCGGCGTGGTCGAGGAGGCGCTCGCCGGGACGTACGGCGGTTTGCGGTTCCCGCGTCGCGCGCTTGCGCTCGCGCGTGGGCAGCTTCGCAGGTTGGAGGTCGCGCTCGCGGAGGAGCAGAAGCAGCCGTCGGCCGTGACGCACCAGAAGCTCGTCGAGGAGAGCGAGGAGGTGCTGCTCGCGATCGACGCGGCCGCGCGCTCGCTCGGGACGTCGGATACACGCCGCGTGTCGAAGCGGCTCGCGACGGTCGCGGATGAAGCCGCGGAGGCGACGGCCGTGGCGGCAGGGCAACGCGGGAGCGATTCGGCGAACGGCGTGGCGCGGCTCGATGCGGCGGTGACGGTGCTCGATGGGGGAGGGAAGCAACTGCTGCGGCTCGGGCAGCTCGGGTTGGATCTCGGCGAGATCGTGGCGAACGGGCTCCGGCGGATCGATCGGGCGCGGAAGGCGAACGATCTGTTCCACGCGGAGCTGGCGGCACGGGACCTCGCGGCGCGGCTGCGAAATCCCGATCCGTCGTTCGCGGGTGGAGGCGGAAGCGGAAGCGGGAGTGGCACGGAGTCGGCCGCCGGTGGGGGTGGGACGGGCGATGGGGATCCTTCGAGCGCGGACGACGCGGCGGAGGCCGGCGAGCAGGAGCTCGAAGACCTGATCCGCGAGCACTCGAACGAGCTCGAAGACGTGGAGCAGGCCCTCGAACGTGCGTTCTCGCAGGACGAGCTCGACGAGCTGAAGGACGAGGCGAAGAAGCACGCCGAGGCGATCCGCGAGTCGATCAAGAATCTTCCGAGGCGCGCGGGCGAGCCGGGTTCGGCGACGGCCGCGGGCAAACAGGCGCGTGACCTCGCCGAGTCGATGGCGGACGCGCTGGAGCAAGGCCGGCCGCGCGACGCGGTGCAAAGCGGCAAGGAGGCGCTGCGCGCGCTCGAAGACGCGAAGAAGCGCGGGCAAGACGCCGATCAGTGGGACATGGGCGAGCAGAGCGCCGGTCGCGAGGCGGAGCGAGCACGGCCGGGCCTCTCCGAGGAGCTCGCGTGGGCGGAGCAGGCGCTCGAAAAGCTGCGCAAATCGGCCGCGGAGCGCGCGAAGGGCGATCTGGAGAAGAGCGGCAAGCGCGAGGCGCAGATGGCCGAGCGCGCGCGCAAGCTCGGGGAGAAGGGCGCGTCGGGCGACGGCAGCCTGCCCGAAGAGACGCTCGATTTGCTCGACCGCGCCGAGAAGAGCATGCGTGACGCCGAGCGCGCGCTCGCCGAGGGCGACGGCGAGGCGGGGCTCGAACATCAGCAGAACGCGCAGCGGCTCCTGGAGATGGCGCGCGGCGAGCGGAACAACGAGGAGAACGAGAGCAGCCAGGAGCGGCCCGAGTCGAGCGACGGGCGGTCGATGGCGAAGAAGGCGGACATCCCGGGCAAAGAAGGCCACAAGGGTCCCGACGCGTTCCGCAAGCGCGTGCTCGAAGGGCTCGGCGGCTCGTCGGATCCGCTGCTGAAGGAAGCCGTGAAGCGCTACGCGGAGGGGCTCCTGCGATGA
- a CDS encoding sigma-54-dependent Fis family transcriptional regulator, producing the protein MSRLSLLVDLASLLAREVDLDALLGTACERLAQAMFADRATIWLVDAEQGDLVTRVALLPELPALRLPLGRGIAGYVARTGEVVRVDDASTDARFDPTADRATGYTTRSMLVAPIREEARAPVRGVVQLLNKQVGGSFDDEDERYLVALASQLARAFTMTTLRAADGGNPGLVLQGPFNRIVGRSAPITAVYEKIQLAAQTDATVLLRGETGTGKGLFARAIHVNSRRQARPFVTVDCTTLPAQLVESELFGHERGAFTGADRRVPGKVELAEGGTLFLDELGDLPLDIQGKLLRFLQDRTFERVGGRNTMRGDVRVVCATHRDLETAVAEGRFREDLYYRVRVVEIELPPLRTRGREEIEALARHFADVYAQRYSRPSPTFDPAALLAIGSHTWPGNVRELEHWIESAIALAPDGRITPAHLPQRRRPTTISDGRSSGEEEVRLPLHLSLDDAIERYVGSVVAACDGNKTEAARRLGVGRNTIARALSRRHGGGPTSRGPDSLLGGSHSRGDDD; encoded by the coding sequence ATGTCGCGCCTCTCTCTCCTCGTTGATCTCGCATCGCTCCTCGCGCGCGAGGTCGACCTCGACGCGCTCCTCGGCACCGCGTGCGAACGCCTCGCCCAGGCGATGTTCGCCGACCGCGCGACGATCTGGCTCGTCGACGCCGAGCAAGGCGACCTCGTGACGCGCGTGGCACTCCTGCCCGAGCTGCCTGCGCTGAGGCTCCCGCTCGGCCGCGGCATCGCGGGATACGTGGCCCGCACGGGTGAGGTCGTGCGCGTCGACGACGCCTCGACCGACGCGCGCTTCGATCCGACGGCGGACCGGGCCACGGGCTACACGACGCGCTCGATGCTGGTCGCGCCGATCCGCGAGGAGGCGCGCGCGCCGGTGCGCGGCGTGGTGCAGCTCCTCAACAAGCAGGTCGGTGGCAGCTTCGACGACGAGGACGAGCGGTACCTCGTCGCGCTCGCGAGCCAGCTCGCCCGCGCGTTCACGATGACCACGCTGCGCGCGGCCGACGGGGGAAACCCCGGCCTCGTGCTGCAAGGGCCCTTCAACCGCATCGTCGGCCGCAGCGCGCCGATCACGGCCGTCTACGAGAAGATCCAGCTCGCCGCGCAGACCGACGCGACGGTGCTTTTGCGTGGCGAGACGGGCACCGGCAAGGGCCTGTTCGCCCGCGCCATCCACGTGAACTCGCGGCGCCAGGCGCGCCCGTTCGTCACGGTCGACTGCACGACCCTGCCCGCGCAGCTCGTCGAGAGCGAGCTCTTCGGCCACGAGCGTGGCGCGTTCACCGGCGCCGATCGGCGCGTCCCGGGCAAGGTCGAGCTCGCCGAAGGCGGCACCTTGTTCCTCGACGAGCTCGGCGACCTGCCGCTCGACATCCAGGGCAAGCTCCTCCGATTCCTTCAAGATCGTACGTTCGAGCGGGTCGGCGGGCGCAACACGATGCGCGGCGACGTGCGCGTCGTGTGCGCGACGCACCGCGATCTGGAGACCGCCGTCGCCGAGGGACGCTTCCGAGAGGACCTCTACTACCGCGTGCGTGTCGTGGAGATCGAGCTGCCGCCGCTCCGGACGCGCGGGCGTGAGGAGATCGAGGCGCTCGCGCGGCACTTCGCCGACGTCTATGCGCAGCGCTACAGCCGGCCGAGCCCCACGTTCGATCCGGCCGCGCTCCTGGCCATCGGCAGCCACACCTGGCCGGGCAACGTGCGCGAGCTCGAGCACTGGATCGAGAGCGCGATCGCCCTCGCGCCCGACGGCCGCATCACGCCGGCGCACCTACCCCAACGCAGGCGCCCGACGACGATCTCCGATGGACGATCGAGCGGCGAGGAGGAGGTCCGCCTGCCGCTCCACCTCTCGCTCGACGACGCGATCGAGCGGTACGTTGGCTCGGTCGTGGCCGCGTGTGACGGCAACAAGACCGAGGCCGCGCGCAGGCTCGGCGTCGGTCGAAACACGATCGCGCGCGCCCTCTCGCGCCGCCACGGCGGAGGCCCGACCTCGCGCGGGCCGGACTCGCTCCTCGGCGGCTCGCACAGCCGCGGCGACGACGACTGA